One segment of Herbaspirillum hiltneri N3 DNA contains the following:
- the fliO gene encoding flagellar biosynthetic protein FliO produces MNRTRTVLTCIRCSIALVPAALAVGAAHAAEQPAAPALPSTTGSVFTMLLGLTAVLAIMAGIAWLFKRTGLVQRAQGNAVAKIIGGVSVGTRERVMVIEVADQWIVVGVAPGRVNTLATMPRQDHVAAPASAASANFASWLKNTIDKRNGSS; encoded by the coding sequence ATGAACCGTACCCGCACCGTCCTGACCTGCATCCGCTGCAGCATCGCTCTTGTGCCGGCAGCGCTTGCCGTCGGCGCGGCGCATGCAGCGGAACAACCGGCTGCCCCGGCATTGCCCTCCACTACCGGCAGCGTGTTCACCATGCTGCTGGGGTTGACGGCCGTGCTGGCAATCATGGCCGGCATCGCCTGGCTGTTCAAACGCACCGGCCTGGTCCAGCGCGCACAGGGCAACGCAGTCGCCAAGATCATCGGCGGCGTCAGCGTCGGCACACGCGAGCGCGTGATGGTCATCGAGGTCGCGGACCAATGGATCGTCGTCGGCGTTGCGCCGGGACGCGTCAATACACTGGCTACCATGCCACGCCAGGACCATGTTGCAGCGCCGGCCTCGGCCGCCTCCGCCAACTTTGCCTCCTGGTTGAAAAACACGATCGACAAACGTAATGGCAGCAGTTAG
- the fliN gene encoding flagellar motor switch protein FliN, translating into MAEDNVDQTAAEDDPWGAALAEQTQAEEAQKHIPEEEGLTTKPAEATIFKDLSASDIQTNTPNDIDFILDIPVQLTVELGRTKIAIKNLLQLAQGSVVELDGMAGEPMDVLVNGCLIAQGEVVVVNDKFGIRLTDIITPAERIRKLNR; encoded by the coding sequence ATGGCTGAAGATAACGTTGACCAAACAGCGGCGGAAGACGATCCGTGGGGCGCTGCGTTGGCCGAACAGACACAAGCGGAAGAAGCGCAGAAACATATTCCTGAAGAAGAAGGCCTGACAACCAAACCGGCTGAAGCGACCATCTTCAAGGATCTCAGCGCATCCGATATACAGACCAATACCCCCAACGACATCGATTTCATCCTCGATATTCCCGTCCAGTTGACGGTGGAACTGGGCCGCACCAAGATCGCCATCAAGAACCTGCTGCAACTGGCGCAAGGTTCGGTGGTGGAGCTCGACGGCATGGCCGGCGAACCGATGGACGTGCTGGTCAACGGCTGCCTGATCGCGCAGGGTGAAGTGGTGGTGGTCAACGACAAGTTCGGTATCCGCCTGACCGACATCATCACGCCGGCAGAGCGCATCCGCAAGCTCAATAGATGA